TACTTTTTTAGAAAGTTTTGCTAAAAAAGTAAGTGCAAATTAAGTAATTATCCTTTTTTAATTTTAACGATTTAAAAAAATTTCTATAATTAAAAATAATTTTTTAAAAAGAAATAAAAAAATAAAGGAAATTAATGGCTAAAATTAGTTTTTTTGCCCTTGGTGGTCAAGATGAAAACGGAAAAAATTGCTATATATTAGAAATTGATGATAATATTTTTATTCTTAATTCCGGTGCAAAAATACCCCTAGATAGCTCGGTTGGAATTGACACAATTATTGCAGATTTTACCTATATTGAAGAAAATCAACATAAAGTTAGGGGCATTTTTATAACAGATGCTAAAAACGAATCTTTTTCAGCGCTTCCATGACTGATAATGAAACTAAAAACCGCCAAGATTTATAGCTCTTTTTTTACTAAAGCGTTAATTATTGACAGAATCAGCAAATATAGACTTTCAGAGTCATCTTTTGAGGTTAAACCAATAACTACTGAGTTAAAAATTAGCGAAAAAATATCAGTTTTTTCTTTTCCAGTTGCAGGTTCGATGCCAGGAACTATCGGTTTTTGTTTTCAAACAGAAGATGGGGCAATTGTTTTTATGTCAAATTATGTGGTTGGAAATTTGGGCGTTTATGGAATTACAGATTTTGATTTAATAAAAAAAGTTAGCGCAAATCCGAAGGGAATTTTAATGTTTATTTCGGATTCAGGTAAGTCAAACTTGCCAGGAAAAGCAATAAATAAACTGTTTGCGAAAAACTTCTTAGAAAAGTTTTTTTTAAAAGCTGATAAAAATTCTCGAATTGTCGTTTCTGCTTACGATGAAGAAATGATATCAATACAAGAAATTATCGATCTTTCTGTTAAATTTAATCGTCAAATTACCGCGTATGGGAAAAAATATGACAAATTATATGACATGATTTACAAATTAGATAAGCTAACAACAAATAACTTGAAAAATTTTCCAATGTTTTTTGATTACAAATATGCAAATAAACAAAAAAATTCTGTAATTCTAATAACATCGAGTCCAGAACGAATTTGCCACCGTTTTAATCGCATTCTCGAAAATGATGATGTTTATTTTAAATTAAAAAAATCAGATTATGTAATTATGTTAACACCACCAATCAACGGAATGGAGCAACTTTATGCAAAAGTGCTTGACCAAATTGCTAAATCAACAGCAAGTATTGTTGATATTTCAGAATCAGATTTTGGACTAGCTCGTCCTTATAAAGAAGATATTTCAGAAATGATTCAGATTTTAAAACCAAAGTATTTTCTTCCGATTCAGGGGCTTTATCGCTATTTAATTGTAGCTTCAAATATCGCAGTTAATAACAAAATCAAAAAGCAAAATATTATTGTTCTGCAAAATAAAAGAGTTGCTAATTTTCTAGATGGAAATTTATTTTCCCGAAAAAAAATCTCAAAAGGGCAAGACGAAATTTATATATCAGGCTTTGGTGTTGGGGATGTTTCTTTTGAGGTGCTTAAAGAGCGAGAAAATTTATCGCGTGATGGTTTAATTATTATTTCATTTTTGTTTGATCCAGTTTCTAAAAAAATCCTTTCAATTCCCGAAATTACAGATTATGGAATTTTAAGTAAGGAAAACCGCGAATCTTATTTTGAAATAATTCGAAAGATTATTTTTAATAATTTTTCGAATCTTAAAAAAATAAATGATAAAATACTCAAAGAATTACAACAAAAAACACAAAAAAATATTAAACGCAAACTTTTCCGAATGTTTGATAAAGAACCAAGTGTTTCGGTTCTGATTCACAATATTTATTCTGAGGAGAAAAAAATGAAGAAACTTCCATGAAAACAAGCAGAAAACGAGCTAAAAACTGGTGTTGTTTATTTAGAATTTGCCGTTGATTGGTGCGGGGATTGTAAAATGCAAGAGCCTGTAAATGATGAATTAGCGAAATATTTCAAAGATCGAAAAGATGTAAAATTAATTAAAGTTGATGCTGAAGAATCAAAACTTTTTCGTCAAAAAGGTACAAAATATGATGTTTTATTTGTGCCAACTCATTTTATTTTTAAAAACGGTGAGATTGTTTTTAAAAAGTTTAATTATGTTCCAGCTGAAATTTTAATTGAAAACATTGAAAAAGCTGTTAATTCATAGTTTAAAGTTTTAAAATGCTTATTTAAATAAAAAAATTTGGCAAACATACCTAAAAACTGCCAAATTTTTTTATTTTGCTTTATTTTTTGCTATAATGTATAAAAGATGCCAAGATTAGATTCTAAAAAAGAAAAATATTTAAAACAAATAGTAGAAAATTTTATCAAAACTGGCGAGTCTATTGGCTCTCTTAATTTAAAAGAAAATTACGGAATCAAAAAATCGCCTTCATATCTCAGGGCGATAATGAACCAGCTTGAAAAAGAAGGGTTTTTAGAAAAATCCCATAGTTCAAGTGGTAGAATCCCAACTTTACAAGGTTTTCAATACTATGCTGAATTTTTATCTTTTGATGAGAACGAGCATTTGGCAAATAAATTAAAAGACTTATTTGCGCGTCGTCGAGTAAGTATTGAAAAGACAATTTTCGAAGCAGTTAAATTAATATCTGAGTCAGTCGGCACAACTTTAATTGCAACAACAAGCAACGAAAACGAACGGTTAATGTCAATAAATTTAACGCAAATTTCTCAAAACGAAGGTATTATCGTAGTTGTTAGTTCGAGTGGAAGTGTCGAGGATAAAAAAATAACTTTTTCAGATCAAATACCGCAACATGATGTTAAAATTGCAATTAGACTTTTTCAAGAGAGGTTAATTAACACGCCGTTTGTTGAAATTTCTACAAAATTACTTATTTTAAAGCAGGAATTAGAAAAACAAATTAAACACAGTGACGAACTTTTGCATCATTTCGTGGAAAAAATTTTTAATTTTCAAATCCAGAACAAATCTAACATATATAATAAAAATTCATTAATTTTAGATAAAGAAATTTCTCGCGCTAAACTTATTGATTTGCTTAGTATAATTGAAAAAAAGTCAATTTGAGAAATGCTAGATGATAGAACAACAAATGAGGATGAGACTCTTAAAATTAGTATTAAATCACCAGAAGCATCATTTATTTCAAAAAAATTTGAAAAATCACTCACAATCAAAGAGATAAGCATGATTGGTTCAACAAAAAAAATTAATTACTCTGCTGCTCGCACGGGTATAAAACTTTTAGAAGATTTTTTATCAAATAAAAATAAAATAAGAAAGGATTAGAAATGATTTTTGTAGACCTTGACCTAAAAAAAATGAAAAAAAACAGCGAGAATCCAAACTTTGCTGAAAATTCAGAGCAAACCCAACAAAATGTTGTAGCGCAAAACGAAAAAATTCAAGAACCAGAGAAAACCGAAGTAGGAAGTGACAGTAAACCAAAAAAATCGCGAAGATTTTTAAAAAAGGAAAAGCAAACAAAATTAGAAGACCTTGAAGTTCAAATCCAAAATTTAACAACAAAAAACATAACTCTTGAAATTGATGCAATCAAATTAAAAGATAAAATCAAGAAACTAGAAGAAGATTTTAAATTACAAGTAAAAACTTTTGAGGAAAAAGCAACAAAAAAAGTTAAGGAATTGAAAAATGATTTGCAAAAAAAAGTAGAAAACGAAACAGAGTTGATAAAAAAATACAGTTTGCAACCTTTTTTTGAAGAATTTAGTTCGCCATTTTTAAATTTAAAAAAGGCGATTTCTTTTGGAACTGCTTCTAAAAATTCGGAAATTTCCGCATATGTAAAAGGTTTTGAAATGCTTGTAAATCAAATTGAAAATGTACTGGAAAATTTTGGCTTGGTCAAAATATATCCTAAAATAGGTGATTTTTTTGATTCATCTGTTCATGAAATTTACGAGATAATCAAAGGCGATAAAGACAAAATTCTTGATGTTGTTTCGCCAGGATATAAATTACATGATCGAATTGTAAAAACAGCGCTTGTTGTTGTTGGAAAACCTGATGACCAGCAAGATTAGAGGTAAAATAATTGAATTTTTTCAAAATAAAAATTTAATTATAGACGATAGTAAAATAATTGTTGAAAAAGCAAAAAATTTTGGCGATTATAGCTCGAATGTCGCTCTAATTTTTGCTCGAAAAAATAAAATGGAACCTTTAAATCTTGCTCTACAGATAAAAAACCAACTTCTTTTAGAAAATTTAAATCTTGAAAAGATAGAAATTGCACCACCAGGATTTCTGAATTTTTTTGTTTCTAAAAGCGAATATGAAAAAATTGTTAAAAGTATTATTGAAAAAGGCCCAAATTTTGGCCGTAATTTCTTAGGCAAAAAAATCAACATTGAATTTGTGTCAGCCAATCCAACTGGTTTTTTACACCTTGGTCATTTAAGAAGTGCGATAATTGGGGATATTTTAGCAAACATTCTTGAATTTACGGGCAATTTTGTGTTCCGTGAATATTATATTAATGACTTTGGGGCCCAGATTAACCGCTTAGTTTTTTCAGTTTTTTCGCGCTATCAGCAAATTTTTAAAGATTTTCCTCTTCCCGCGGATGCCTATTTCGGCGATGATGTTATTTGATGCGCGCAAAAGTTTTTTAAAATTTTTAATAACAAATTTGAAAATTCAAATCTGGATGAACCAGAAACGTATAAAATTTTTCGTGAAAAATCGGTTCAAATTTTTCTTAATGAAATTAAGGCAGATTTGAAAAATTTATCTATAAAATTCGATAAATTTAGTTCCGAAACTGAACTTTTTAGTTCACAAAAAGTTAAGAAAAATTTGGAAAACTTATCTTATGTTTTCCAAAAAGATGGAGCCATCTGGCTGAAAACCACAAAATTCGGTGACCAAAAAGACCGTGTTTTGGTGAAAAACAATGGGGAATTCACGTATTTTTCAAGCGATATTGCCTATCATTTAGAAAAAATAAATGATAAATTTCAGCCTGATTTTTTAATAAATATTTGAGGCGCGGATCACATCGGTTATATTGATAGAATAAAAGCAGGACTAAAAATTGCCGGCCATAATCAAAAATTAAATATTTTAC
The sequence above is a segment of the Mesomycoplasma flocculare ATCC 27399 genome. Coding sequences within it:
- a CDS encoding thioredoxin domain-containing protein — its product is MAKISFFALGGQDENGKNCYILEIDDNIFILNSGAKIPLDSSVGIDTIIADFTYIEENQHKVRGIFITDAKNESFSALPWLIMKLKTAKIYSSFFTKALIIDRISKYRLSESSFEVKPITTELKISEKISVFSFPVAGSMPGTIGFCFQTEDGAIVFMSNYVVGNLGVYGITDFDLIKKVSANPKGILMFISDSGKSNLPGKAINKLFAKNFLEKFFLKADKNSRIVVSAYDEEMISIQEIIDLSVKFNRQITAYGKKYDKLYDMIYKLDKLTTNNLKNFPMFFDYKYANKQKNSVILITSSPERICHRFNRILENDDVYFKLKKSDYVIMLTPPINGMEQLYAKVLDQIAKSTASIVDISESDFGLARPYKEDISEMIQILKPKYFLPIQGLYRYLIVASNIAVNNKIKKQNIIVLQNKRVANFLDGNLFSRKKISKGQDEIYISGFGVGDVSFEVLKERENLSRDGLIIISFLFDPVSKKILSIPEITDYGILSKENRESYFEIIRKIIFNNFSNLKKINDKILKELQQKTQKNIKRKLFRMFDKEPSVSVLIHNIYSEEKKMKKLPWKQAENELKTGVVYLEFAVDWCGDCKMQEPVNDELAKYFKDRKDVKLIKVDAEESKLFRQKGTKYDVLFVPTHFIFKNGEIVFKKFNYVPAEILIENIEKAVNS
- a CDS encoding heat-inducible transcriptional repressor HrcA; protein product: MPRLDSKKEKYLKQIVENFIKTGESIGSLNLKENYGIKKSPSYLRAIMNQLEKEGFLEKSHSSSGRIPTLQGFQYYAEFLSFDENEHLANKLKDLFARRRVSIEKTIFEAVKLISESVGTTLIATTSNENERLMSINLTQISQNEGIIVVVSSSGSVEDKKITFSDQIPQHDVKIAIRLFQERLINTPFVEISTKLLILKQELEKQIKHSDELLHHFVEKIFNFQIQNKSNIYNKNSLILDKEISRAKLIDLLSIIEKKSIWEMLDDRTTNEDETLKISIKSPEASFISKKFEKSLTIKEISMIGSTKKINYSAARTGIKLLEDFLSNKNKIRKD
- the grpE gene encoding nucleotide exchange factor GrpE, producing the protein MIFVDLDLKKMKKNSENPNFAENSEQTQQNVVAQNEKIQEPEKTEVGSDSKPKKSRRFLKKEKQTKLEDLEVQIQNLTTKNITLEIDAIKLKDKIKKLEEDFKLQVKTFEEKATKKVKELKNDLQKKVENETELIKKYSLQPFFEEFSSPFLNLKKAISFGTASKNSEISAYVKGFEMLVNQIENVLENFGLVKIYPKIGDFFDSSVHEIYEIIKGDKDKILDVVSPGYKLHDRIVKTALVVVGKPDDQQD
- the argS gene encoding arginine--tRNA ligase encodes the protein MTSKIRGKIIEFFQNKNLIIDDSKIIVEKAKNFGDYSSNVALIFARKNKMEPLNLALQIKNQLLLENLNLEKIEIAPPGFLNFFVSKSEYEKIVKSIIEKGPNFGRNFLGKKINIEFVSANPTGFLHLGHLRSAIIGDILANILEFTGNFVFREYYINDFGAQINRLVFSVFSRYQQIFKDFPLPADAYFGDDVIWCAQKFFKIFNNKFENSNLDEPETYKIFREKSVQIFLNEIKADLKNLSIKFDKFSSETELFSSQKVKKNLENLSYVFQKDGAIWLKTTKFGDQKDRVLVKNNGEFTYFSSDIAYHLEKINDKFQPDFLINIWGADHIGYIDRIKAGLKIAGHNQKLNILLYQLVKLVKNGEEFKMSKRKGQTFTIKDLLQVASVDAIRYFLSERSYNSVVEFDVELANRITEQNPLFLIQYAHARGSKLLQNKTLINEENLIFNNERETILISKLKQFEEIIVKIAKNYKINLLNKYLLELANLFNSFYSNSKIIGNKNENSLLCLTQAVVIVLKTGLKLLGIKAKERI